Proteins encoded by one window of Desulfomonilia bacterium:
- the mscL gene encoding large-conductance mechanosensitive channel protein MscL yields the protein MLKEFKEFAIKGNAMDMAVGIIIGAAFGAIVKSLVDDIIMPPIGLLLGNVDFSDLFIVLKAGKDAAATYATLAQAKAAGAVTLNYGAFINVIVSFLIISFAVFLLVKAMNKFRKAAETTTRDCPYCLSVIPKKANKCSHCSSEVKPVD from the coding sequence ATGCTTAAGGAATTCAAGGAATTTGCGATAAAGGGAAATGCCATGGACATGGCGGTCGGAATCATAATAGGCGCCGCCTTCGGTGCAATCGTCAAATCGCTGGTCGACGACATCATCATGCCGCCTATAGGCCTGCTGCTTGGAAATGTCGATTTCTCTGACCTGTTCATCGTCCTGAAGGCAGGCAAGGATGCAGCGGCAACCTATGCTACCCTTGCCCAGGCAAAGGCGGCCGGAGCCGTCACGCTGAACTACGGCGCATTCATAAATGTCATAGTTTCTTTCCTTATAATATCGTTCGCAGTTTTTCTTCTGGTGAAGGCCATGAACAAATTCAGGAAGGCCGCCGAAACTACAACAAGAGACTGCCCCTATTGTCTGTCTGTTATCCCCAAAAAGGCTAACAAATGCAGCCATTGCAGTTCCGAGGTCAAGCCTGTTGATTAG
- a CDS encoding OsmC family protein: MSGQIEEVKVNLIDQKVKFRGESVSNPDTPVIFDYIPPVGDGEGYNGLELLLMSLSGCSATAVVFLLRKMGKTVSGFEVKAKGIKTEQPPLKFERIFLEFVLKSYDARDVDMQKTMKLAEESVCPVWQMIKNNVEVVPEYKIITEVHSKEHHKSVKPEIA, translated from the coding sequence ATGTCCGGACAGATCGAAGAGGTAAAGGTCAATCTTATAGATCAAAAGGTTAAATTCAGGGGTGAGTCGGTATCGAATCCTGACACACCTGTTATCTTTGACTATATTCCTCCAGTGGGAGACGGTGAAGGGTATAATGGGCTCGAATTGCTGCTCATGAGCCTCAGCGGTTGCAGCGCCACAGCTGTTGTTTTTCTGTTGAGAAAAATGGGGAAAACCGTTTCAGGTTTTGAGGTCAAGGCAAAAGGAATAAAAACGGAACAGCCGCCACTGAAATTTGAAAGGATTTTTCTGGAATTCGTTCTAAAATCATATGACGCAAGAGACGTGGACATGCAAAAGACCATGAAGCTTGCCGAAGAATCAGTCTGCCCTGTCTGGCAGATGATAAAGAACAATGTTGAAGTCGTCCCTGAATATAAGATCATTACTGAGGTTCATAGTAAAGAACACCACAAATCCGTTAAGCCTGAAATCGCATGA